One Meles meles chromosome 11, mMelMel3.1 paternal haplotype, whole genome shotgun sequence DNA segment encodes these proteins:
- the PTRH1 gene encoding probable peptidyl-tRNA hydrolase has protein sequence MPLLGLLRATLGLRRAMRRSFSLGVLEPRPPGKRWLVAGLGNPGLPRTRHSVGLAVLGQLAQRLGVADGWARDRHCAADLALASLGDAQLILLRPRRLMNLNGRSVARAAELFGLTAEEVYLVHDELDKPLGKLALKLGGSSRGHNGVRSCIACLNSSAMPRLRVGIGRPTHPDMVQAHVLGCFSAAEQELLPPLLERAADLLLDHIRERSQGPPSGFAITGHVPA, from the exons ATGCCGCTTCTCGGCCTCTTGAGAGCGACGCTGGGGCTGAGGCGGGCCATGAGGCGGTCCTTCAGCCTGGGCGTTTTGGAACCCCGGCCCCCCGGGAAGCGCTGGCTG GTGGCCGGCCTGGGGAACCCTGGACTGCCCCGCACGCGGCACAGCGTGGGCTTGGCGGTGCTGGGGCAGCTGGCGCAGCGGCTGGGAGTGGCGGACGGCTGGGCGCGCGACCGGCACTGCGCCGCCGACCTCGCCCTGGCCTCGCTGGGGGATGCCCAGCTCATCCTGCTTCGGCCGCGGCGCCTCATGAACCTCAACGGGCGCAGCGTGGCCCGGGCGG CCGAGCTGTTTGGGCTGACTGCTGAGGAGGTCTACCTGGTGCACGATGAACTGGACAAGCCCCTGGGGAAACTGGCTCTGAAGCTTGGGGGAAGCTCCAG GGGCCACAACGGAGTCCGTTCCTGCATTGCCTGTCTCAACTCCAGT GCAATGCCGAGGCTGCGGGTGGGCATCGGGCGCCCGACACACCCTGACATGGTGCAGGCCCACGTGCTGGGCTGTTTCTCCGCCGCTGAACAGGAGCTGCTGCCTCCATTGCTGGAGCGAGCTGCCGACCTGCTCCTGGACCACATCCGTGAGCGAAGCCAGGGCCCCCCGTCAGGCTTTGCCATCACTGGACACGTGCCTGCCTGA
- the CFAP157 gene encoding cilia- and flagella-associated protein 157 gives MAPKKKITKGAKEPEVKKKKGGKKDASIANKPMEMTLGEENREFYHIQIRDLEDRLARYQRKWDELAVQEKLFRQEFEQLANNKKEIVAFLKRTLNQRVDEITDLNEQLQSLQLAKDMEKDAFEAQLAQVRHEFQETKDQLTTENSILGGKLAALEEFRLQKEKLTEKFATLEDQLRKQECDYKDYVYNLEKKSVLDKDRLRKEIIQRVNLVATEFRKVATNQMWDTTKRAIIENNTVTLQLSKISQQGMQLLQENEQLKGTQDKLCKQLDLLENTQKAMARHSRGHHKIILMLTEKCLEQQQSMAEAEQLRLQLSQLEQSLRQLQQDHQALRSQRDQLSLQLERQQAKAQQLQQELTEEQKVRASLETALAHATFFLQDILQMRPDEEDGDSDVVFQLQRKEMLQQLLTMLSSTMVLSPQLAVCPRRESKPHGPPKKSQPSTQPPKMGSLPWQLSSITPYQPGDLGLVPRRAHIPPNPEDLRLLSHTTRVGTFHVHSCPEIHTSGSPKRFKKFSLPEVSLLSK, from the exons ATGGCTCCCAAAAAGAAGATAACCAAGGGGGCCAAGGAGCCCGAGGTCAAGAAGAAGAAAGGTGGCAAGAAGGATGCCAGCATAGCCAACAAGCCCATGGAAATGACTTTAGGCGAGGAGAACCGAGAGTTCTACCACATCCAGATCCGAGACCTGGAGGACAGGCTGGCCCG GTACCAGCGGAAGTGGGATGAGCTGGCAGTTCAGGAGAAGCTGTTCCGCCAGGAGTTTGAGCAGCTGGCCAACAACAAGAAGGAGATCGTGGCCTTCCTCAAGCGCACACTCAACCAGCGCGTGGATGAGATCACTGACCTCAATGAGCAGCTCCAGAGCCTGCAGCTGGCCAAGGATATGGAGAAGGACGCCTTTGAGGCACAGCTAGCCCAGGTGCGCCATGAGTTCCAGGAGACCAAGGACCAGCTCACCACGGAGAACAGCATCCTTG gggggaagctGGCAGCTCTGGAAGAGTTCCGGCTGCAGAAAGAGAAACTCACAGAAAAGTTTGCAACCCTGGAGGACCAGCTACGGAAGCAGGAGTGTGACTACAAGGATTACGTGTACAACCTAGAGAAGAAGTCTGTGCTGGACAAGGACAG ACTGAGGAAGGAGATCATCCAGCGCGTGAACCTGGTGGCCACCGAGTTCCGCAAGGTGGCCACTAACCAGATGTGGGACACGACAAAGCGGGCCATCATAGAGAACAACACGGTCACCCTGCAGCTGTCCAAGATATCCCAGCAAGGCATGCAGCTGCTGCAGGAGAATGAGCAGCTCAAGGGCACCCAGGACAAGCTGTGCAAACAGCTGGATCTGTTGGAGAACACCCAGAAGGCCATGGCCAGGCATAGTAGAGGCCACCATAAG ATCATCCTCATGCTGACCGAGAAGTGCCTTGAGCAGCAGCAGAGCATGGCGGAGGCTGAGCAGCTGCGCCTCCAGCTGAGCCAACTGGAGCAGAGCCTCAGGCAGCTGCAGCAGGACCACCAGGCCCTGAg GAGTCAGAGAGACCAGCTCAGCTTGCAGCTGGAGAGGCAGCAGGCTAAAGCACAACAGCTACAGCAGGAGCTGACTGAAGAGCAGAAGGTTCGGGCAAGTCTGGAGACAGCCCTGGCCCATGCCACCTTCTTCCTACAGGACATTCTACAG ATGCGGCCTGACGAGGAGGACGGCGActctgatgtagtgttccagcTACAGCGCAAGGAGATGCTGCAGCAGCTGCTGACCATGCTCAGCTCGACCATGGTCCTAAGTCCCCAGCTGGCTGTGTGTCCCCGCAGGGAGAGCAAGCCCCATGGCCCACCCAAGAAGAG CCAGCCCAGCACCCAGCCACCCAAGATGGGGTCTCTGCCTTGGCAGCTATCCAGCATCACACCCTACCAGCCGGGGGACCTGGGCCTGGTGCCACGACGGGCCCACATCCCACCCAACCCTGAGGACCTCAGGCTGCTCTCACACACCACCCGTGTGGGAACCTTCCACGTGCACAGCTGCCCTGAG ATCCACACCTCTGGCTCTCCAAAAAGGTTCAAAAAGTTTAGTCTTCCTGAAGTTTCTCTACTTTCTAAGTAA